Proteins found in one Micropterus dolomieu isolate WLL.071019.BEF.003 ecotype Adirondacks linkage group LG10, ASM2129224v1, whole genome shotgun sequence genomic segment:
- the nhsl1b gene encoding NHS-like protein 1 isoform X5 encodes MPVKGIRIWSRKQRRNPYAAVSNLDEESKWTVHYTAPWHQQENVFLPGSRPPCVEDLHRQAKVNLKTALRECDKLRKDGFRSSQYYSQGPIFSDPAQSTSSLHDDDEDEDNDKKSTASSAEDSKSQLSMRPQTPLGGGEGEEGSEVDGQVVWTKAAALPTPEEKMRQTAKAVPTDIVAINVTGAVFDRQASIRRSLINTDTVSRRPKKVKRRKTISGLPDNFNLELAAKGHGGELRPHSMFIPGQYSTLGRVGSVNSTLQRSQTRDSGCQTEEVKVVPPSMRRIRAQRGQGIAAQMAGISASTSTGSISLSSSDSSGILMLPHQFNGNPSRFHSLPRQGARVSLSADPIYSSTPIKSEEQTTPQRQIGKLRVDDTVVHMRNAPRTGTLPRPKSQEVRGTQASEWGGGPACVVSPHAAYSTSLIPNATLFSSSEVIALNTSGHLSHSPASAYPAARPLSLASSTNSDPLLSSPAGFTHSSTCPALATSTPTHTPQNGGLVVAAPASESGHSDSSVHSHSTLAPTPPSCLPEEQWIYDTPENVVIPHRTLTSSCSTPINQLYSSLDLSSRTTTDSSSLYSQDNDGYYTSMHLDSGLRSRSHGSGHGAAAGRATRHSMYECREMANEEDSGSLYSDRSLSRSISLRKAKKPPLPPARTDSLRRKPGAKKPLGGVSAISGVNEPNGAMLNETLIASLQQSLQMGLRGGKGKGASPSSPSHSPSSDYDDPWVLRPRSQSSISAGSSAASLAANTNCGVVSNVYSLCHVTPAHSETSSLRSDYADSWGYYMDYPRNHGDQRAQTPPAHAIDNMSAGARPGELQNGGEIHNNSQAPRSQRQEGEVVVKPKTSTSSPDRVHRLTSPSSGYSSQSNTPTAGTPVPSIVRSMSPSGSRPRPKVPERKSSLLSSVSMSSSSTSLSSNTSDSLKNSGPPPPPPPPLPLSSSSAPNTPLSPPPPFPPPLPPSSSAGPPPPAPPLSTSPKGPTLSPPPACSTSPEFPPPPSPEMLIHPSSSFNGSFSPPPPPPPPPHVPSMGPPPPPPLPAFLPPSCSTSFVKAVKDSPKPALSDSPSKSSKPLITPFALQSVQLRSVKRPENEINGKSDHTKAQETGVDLLQGLTLQNLKKSHSVEHPPVSPLSNCSPEEESRNSSPSPVSKLLEEMSLDCSITDYTLDSVVINGKTEDQSYFYLNGEEKVEGGESLASPPQSSQSSPVKQKPPAVSKKPKYSFLPPFSPKPINEQVPSYPHEDETSLSIIEDQVDALPRQIKEEEKESKSEQQEDEEEEETSESPEPLTESWNISVSQDESCISASDCQETSLDHGLCTNGDAHAEVEEEGDGTSSTTGSISSKEDDTGEVFDSSTAESSPAPSANGASEENMVTPSRARTTEDLFAAIHRSKRKVLGRKESEEEKSRAGSQPQSPPVTPTGMSPGTVSSLPRQASSIQRNLRKSSTSSDTFKALLLKKGSRSETSFRMSAAEMLRSTDPRFQRTRSESDSDPPAGSPSSPMAPHSPLTSPSRGKRATEEWSRYETFSLSSPTSSFSMSGSKYGRSRTPPSAASSKYNARSRILSSPMTVICEREGEMAESEYGDTAESLSGPTAQTLPVLKDSNGTFSEESRS; translated from the exons ATGCCTGTTAAAGGGATAAGGATTTGGAGCCGGAAGCAAAGGAGAAACCCCTACGCAG cgGTGTCTAACCTGGATGAGGAGAGCAAGTGGACGGTGCATTACACAGCTCCGTGGCACCAGCAGGAGAACGTCTTCCTACCAGGCAGCCGGCCCCCCTGTGTAGAAGACCTCCACCGTCAGGCCAAAGTCAACCTCAAGACTGCCTTGCGAG AATGCGACAAACTAAGGAAAGATGGTTTCCGGAGCTCTCAGTACTACTCTCAGGGTCCCATATTTTCCGACCCTGCACAGTCTACCAGCAGTCTGCATGATGATGACGAGGATGAAGATAATGATAAGAAG TCCACAGCTTCATCAGCGGAGGACAGCAAATCTCAGCTCTCCATGAGGCCCCAGACCCCGCTGGGagggggtgaaggagaggaggggtCTGAGGTTGATGGACAGGTGGTATGGACCAAGGCCGCAGCCCTCCCCACCCCAGAGGAGAAGATGAGGCAGACGGCCAAGGCCGTGCCCACAGACATAGTTGCCATCAATGTCACAG GGGCAGTGTTTGACCGACAGGCGAGCATCCGGCGCTCCCTCATTAACACTGACACCGTGTCCCGCCGGCccaagaaggtcaaacgcagaAAGACTATATCAGGGCTGCCTGACAACTTCAACCTGGAGCTAG CAGCAAAGGGACACGGTGGAGAGCTCCGGCCCCATTCCATGTTCATCCCGGGACAGTACTCCACCTTGGGCAGAGTTGGGAGCGTCAACTCAACGCTCCAACGTTCACAAACCAGAGACTCCGGCTGCCAGACAGAAGAAGTGAAGGTCGTACCCCCGTCCATGAGAAGAATTCGGGCGCAGAGAGGACAGGGAATCGCTGCACAAATGGCTGGCATTTCTGCTTCCACCTCAACAGGAAGTATATCCCTCTCGAGTAGTGACAGCTCTGGGATCCTGATGCTGCCACATCAGTTTAACGGAAATCCTTCCCGTTTTCACAGTCTGCCCCGACAGGGCGCCAGGGTGTCCCTCAGCGCGGACCCCATTTACAGCAGCACCCCCATCAAGTCAGAGGAGCAAACTACACCTCAGAGGCAGATTGGAAAGCTGCGGGTTGACGATACAGTGGTGCACATGAGAAATGCCCCCAGGACAGGCACCCTGCCCAGGCCCAAGTCTCAGGAGGTGAGGGGGACACAGGCCAGTGAATGGGGTGGCGGTCCAGCATGTGTGGTCTCCCCACACGCTGCCTATTCCACCTCACTCATCCCCAATGCCACCCTGTTTAGCTCCTCTGAGGTCATTGCCCTCAACACCTCTGGTCATCTCTCCCACTCCCCAGCCTCAGCTTACCCTGCAGCTCGTCCGCTCAGTCTGGCTTCCTCCACCAACAGTGACCCCCTGctctccagtccagcaggcTTTACCCACAGCTCCACCTGCCCAGCCTTGGCCACTTCTACCCCAACTCATACCCCGCAGAATGGTGGTCTGGTAGTGGCAGCACCTGCTAGCGAGTCAG GGCACTCGGACAGCAGTGTACACAGCCACAGCACCTTGGCCCCCACGCCGCCATCCTGTCTGCCAGAGGAGCAGTGGATCTACGACACGCCAGAAAACGTGGTGATTCCACACCGCACTCTTACCTCCAGCTGCTCCACTCCTATAAACCAGCTGTATAGCAGCTTGGACCTCTCCTCCAGGACCACGACTGACTCCAGCTCCCTCTATTCCCAAGACAATGATGGATACTACACCTCCATGCACTTGGACTCAGGTCTGCGCTCTCGTAGCCATGGCAGCGGGCACGGTGCAGCAGCTGGACGGGCCACCAGGCACAGCATGTACGAGTGCCGCGAGATGGCGAACGAGGAAGACTCTGGAAGCTTGTACAGTGATCGCTCTCTGTCACGCAGCATCTCCCTCCGCAAGGCCAAGAAGCCTCCGCTGCCCCCAGCTCGTACAGACTCTCTTAGACGCAAGCCTGGTGCGAAAAAACCCCTTGGAGGTGTTAGCGCCATCAGCGGCGTTAATGAGCCAAACGGAGCCATGCTCAATGAGACTCTAATTGCTAGCTTGCAGCAGAGCCTACAGATGGGGCTGAGAGGAGGGAAAGGAAAAGGGGCTTCGCCGTCTTCACCCTCTCACAGCCCAAGCAGCGACTACGATGACCCTTGGGTGCTACGGCCACGCAGTCAGAGTAGCATCAGTGCAGGTAGCTCTGCAGCATCGTTAGCAGCCAACACCAACTGTGGCGTTGTGTCCAATGTATACTCGCTGTGCCATGTGACACCTGCTCATAGCGAGACCAGCAGCTTGCGCTCAGACTACGCAGATTCCTGGGGCTACTACATGGACTACCCTCGTAACCATGGAGACCAGAGGGCACAGACCCCTCCGGCGCACGCCATAGATAACATGTCGGCTGGGGCTCGCCCAGGAGAATTACAGAATGGAGGGGAGATTCACAACAACAGCCAGGCCCCTAGATCCCAACGCCAGGAGGGAGAGGTGGTGGTGAAGCCCAAAACGTCCACCTCCTCACCGGACAGGGTGCACAGACTGACCTCCCCATCCAGCGGCTACTCTAGCCAGTCCAACACCCCCACAGCCGGAACCCCAGTGCCCTCGATCGTCAGGTCCATGTCTCCCTCGGGCAGCCGGCCCAGGCCTAAAGTGCCCGAGAGGaagtcctctctcctctcctctgtatCCATGTCCTCTTCATCCACCTCGCTTTCCTCAAACACCTCGGATTCACTTAAAAACTCCggacctcctcctccaccacctccacccctgcccctctcctcctcttcagctcCCAACACCCCTCTCAGCCCACCTCCACCTTTCCCTCCCCCTCTACCGCCAAGCTCCAGTGCAGGCCCTCCTCCGCCGGCTCCCCCGTTATCCACTAGTCCAAAGGGTCCAACTCTGAGCCCACCTCCTGCTTGCTCCACCTCCCCAGaattccctcctcctccatcccctgAAATGCTAATCCACCCCAGTTCATCCTTCAATGGGAGCTTCagtcctccacctccacctccacctcccccTCATGTCCCCTCTATGGgcccccctccacctcctccattGCCTGCTTTTCTCCCACCTTCCTGCTCCACATCTTTTGTGAAGGCAGTGAAGGATTCTCCTAAACCAGCTCTTTCCGACAGCCCTTCAAAGTCATCTAAGCCCCTGATAACCCCGTTTGCGCTGCAGAGTGTTCAGCTCCGCTCCGTTAAAAGGCCGGAGAATGAGATTAACGGCAAATCAGACCACACCAAAGCACAGGAAACAGGGGTGGACCTCCTTCAGGGTCTAACGCTCCAGAACCTGAAGAAGTCTCACTCAGTGGAGCATCCCCCTGTGTCACCCCTGTCAAACTGCTCCCCAGAAGAAGAGTCACGTAACTCCTCACCGTCACCGGTGTCAAAGCTCTTAGAAGAGATGTCTTTAGACTGCAGTATCACAGACTACACACTGGACAGTGTTGTCATAAATGGAAAAACTGAGGATCAgagttacttttacttaaacgGAGAAGAAAAAGTTGAAGGGGGGGAATCATTGGCCAGTCCTCCACAGAGCTCCCAAAGCTCTCCCGTCAAACAGAAGCCCCCAGCAGTCTCCAAGAAACCCAAATACTCTTTTCTCCCGCCATTTAGCCCCAAACCAATCAATGAACAGGTTCCATCATATCCTCACGAGGATGAAACCAGCCTGTCAATAATAGAAGACCAAGTAGATGCGCTGCCAAGACAAAtaaaggaagaggaaaaagagagtaAAAGTGAGCAACAGGAGgacgaggaagaagaggaaactTCAGAGAGCCCTGAGCCTCTCACCGAGAGCTGGAACATTTCAGTAAGCCAGGACGAGTCCTGTATCTCCGCTTCTGACTGCCAGGAGACAAGTCTTGACCACGGACTGTGTACCAATGGAGATGCTCATgcagaggtagaggaggagggagatggAACAAGTAGCACGACTGGATCCATCAGCTCCAAGGAGGACGACACTG GTGAGGTGTTCGACTCCAGTACGGCTGAATCGTCTCCGGCCCCGTCAGCCAACGGGGCATCCGAGGAGAACATGGTGACTCCCTCGCGGGCCCGAACCACCGAGGACCTCTTTGCTGCCATTCACAG GTCAAAGCGCAAGGTCCTGGGTCGCAAGGAGTCTGAGGAGGAAAAGTCCCGGGCTGGGAGCCAACCACAGTCCCCACCAGTCACCCCCACAGGCATGTCCCCAGGGACAGTGTCCTCCTTGCCTCGGCAGGCAAGCTCCATCCAGCGGAACCTCCGCAAGTCCTCCACCAGCAGCGACACCTTCAAGGCCCTTCTCCTGAAGAAGGGCAGCCGCTCAGAGACCAGCTTCAGGATGTCAGCGGCCGAGATGCTTCGCTCCACTGACCCCCGCTTCCAGAGAACTCGCTCTGAGTCAGATTCGGACCCCCCTGCTGGTTCACCCTCCTCACCGATGGCGCCACACAGCCCCTTAACCTCCCCCAGCCGTGGTAAGAGGGCAACAGAGGAGTGGAGCCGCTACGagaccttttctctctcctcgcCGACTTCGTCCTTTTCGATGAGCGGGTCAAAGTATGGGCGCTCACGCACGCCGCCCTCTGCTGCCAGCAGCAAGTACAACGCACGCAGCCGAATCCTCAGCAGCCCAATGACAGTAATCTGCGAGCGTGAGGGGGAGATGGCTGAGAGCGAGTACGGAGACACTGCAGAAAGTCTGTCTGGACCAACGGCTCAGACTCTCCCTGTACTCAAAGACTCCAATGGCACTTTTTCTGAGGAGAGCAGAAGTTAA
- the nhsl1b gene encoding NHS-like protein 1 isoform X3: MPFHQRSIEPQRVSRLSRDGSIPGEETGRRKLRRPVLFSSLDEVGCHTLTNIIHQLSDLSRHASDIFLGIEMEAGMVFRRSCRIQGRLQSLQGEICKFDPKKIKIPVSNLDEESKWTVHYTAPWHQQENVFLPGSRPPCVEDLHRQAKVNLKTALRECDKLRKDGFRSSQYYSQGPIFSDPAQSTSSLHDDDEDEDNDKKSTASSAEDSKSQLSMRPQTPLGGGEGEEGSEVDGQVVWTKAAALPTPEEKMRQTAKAVPTDIVAINVTGAVFDRQASIRRSLINTDTVSRRPKKVKRRKTISGLPDNFNLELAAKGHGGELRPHSMFIPGQYSTLGRVGSVNSTLQRSQTRDSGCQTEEVKVVPPSMRRIRAQRGQGIAAQMAGISASTSTGSISLSSSDSSGILMLPHQFNGNPSRFHSLPRQGARVSLSADPIYSSTPIKSEEQTTPQRQIGKLRVDDTVVHMRNAPRTGTLPRPKSQEVRGTQASEWGGGPACVVSPHAAYSTSLIPNATLFSSSEVIALNTSGHLSHSPASAYPAARPLSLASSTNSDPLLSSPAGFTHSSTCPALATSTPTHTPQNGGLVVAAPASESGHSDSSVHSHSTLAPTPPSCLPEEQWIYDTPENVVIPHRTLTSSCSTPINQLYSSLDLSSRTTTDSSSLYSQDNDGYYTSMHLDSGLRSRSHGSGHGAAAGRATRHSMYECREMANEEDSGSLYSDRSLSRSISLRKAKKPPLPPARTDSLRRKPGAKKPLGGVSAISGVNEPNGAMLNETLIASLQQSLQMGLRGGKGKGASPSSPSHSPSSDYDDPWVLRPRSQSSISAGSSAASLAANTNCGVVSNVYSLCHVTPAHSETSSLRSDYADSWGYYMDYPRNHGDQRAQTPPAHAIDNMSAGARPGELQNGGEIHNNSQAPRSQRQEGEVVVKPKTSTSSPDRVHRLTSPSSGYSSQSNTPTAGTPVPSIVRSMSPSGSRPRPKVPERKSSLLSSVSMSSSSTSLSSNTSDSLKNSGPPPPPPPPLPLSSSSAPNTPLSPPPPFPPPLPPSSSAGPPPPAPPLSTSPKGPTLSPPPACSTSPEFPPPPSPEMLIHPSSSFNGSFSPPPPPPPPPHVPSMGPPPPPPLPAFLPPSCSTSFVKAVKDSPKPALSDSPSKSSKPLITPFALQSVQLRSVKRPENEINGKSDHTKAQETGVDLLQGLTLQNLKKSHSVEHPPVSPLSNCSPEEESRNSSPSPVSKLLEEMSLDCSITDYTLDSVVINGKTEDQSYFYLNGEEKVEGGESLASPPQSSQSSPVKQKPPAVSKKPKYSFLPPFSPKPINEQVPSYPHEDETSLSIIEDQVDALPRQIKEEEKESKSEQQEDEEEEETSESPEPLTESWNISVSQDESCISASDCQETSLDHGLCTNGDAHAEVEEEGDGTSSTTGSISSKEDDTGEVFDSSTAESSPAPSANGASEENMVTPSRARTTEDLFAAIHRSKRKVLGRKESEEEKSRAGSQPQSPPVTPTGMSPGTVSSLPRQASSIQRNLRKSSTSSDTFKALLLKKGSRSETSFRMSAAEMLRSTDPRFQRTRSESDSDPPAGSPSSPMAPHSPLTSPSRGKRATEEWSRYETFSLSSPTSSFSMSGSKYGRSRTPPSAASSKYNARSRILSSPMTVICEREGEMAESEYGDTAESLSGPTAQTLPVLKDSNGTFSEESRS; the protein is encoded by the exons cgGTGTCTAACCTGGATGAGGAGAGCAAGTGGACGGTGCATTACACAGCTCCGTGGCACCAGCAGGAGAACGTCTTCCTACCAGGCAGCCGGCCCCCCTGTGTAGAAGACCTCCACCGTCAGGCCAAAGTCAACCTCAAGACTGCCTTGCGAG AATGCGACAAACTAAGGAAAGATGGTTTCCGGAGCTCTCAGTACTACTCTCAGGGTCCCATATTTTCCGACCCTGCACAGTCTACCAGCAGTCTGCATGATGATGACGAGGATGAAGATAATGATAAGAAG TCCACAGCTTCATCAGCGGAGGACAGCAAATCTCAGCTCTCCATGAGGCCCCAGACCCCGCTGGGagggggtgaaggagaggaggggtCTGAGGTTGATGGACAGGTGGTATGGACCAAGGCCGCAGCCCTCCCCACCCCAGAGGAGAAGATGAGGCAGACGGCCAAGGCCGTGCCCACAGACATAGTTGCCATCAATGTCACAG GGGCAGTGTTTGACCGACAGGCGAGCATCCGGCGCTCCCTCATTAACACTGACACCGTGTCCCGCCGGCccaagaaggtcaaacgcagaAAGACTATATCAGGGCTGCCTGACAACTTCAACCTGGAGCTAG CAGCAAAGGGACACGGTGGAGAGCTCCGGCCCCATTCCATGTTCATCCCGGGACAGTACTCCACCTTGGGCAGAGTTGGGAGCGTCAACTCAACGCTCCAACGTTCACAAACCAGAGACTCCGGCTGCCAGACAGAAGAAGTGAAGGTCGTACCCCCGTCCATGAGAAGAATTCGGGCGCAGAGAGGACAGGGAATCGCTGCACAAATGGCTGGCATTTCTGCTTCCACCTCAACAGGAAGTATATCCCTCTCGAGTAGTGACAGCTCTGGGATCCTGATGCTGCCACATCAGTTTAACGGAAATCCTTCCCGTTTTCACAGTCTGCCCCGACAGGGCGCCAGGGTGTCCCTCAGCGCGGACCCCATTTACAGCAGCACCCCCATCAAGTCAGAGGAGCAAACTACACCTCAGAGGCAGATTGGAAAGCTGCGGGTTGACGATACAGTGGTGCACATGAGAAATGCCCCCAGGACAGGCACCCTGCCCAGGCCCAAGTCTCAGGAGGTGAGGGGGACACAGGCCAGTGAATGGGGTGGCGGTCCAGCATGTGTGGTCTCCCCACACGCTGCCTATTCCACCTCACTCATCCCCAATGCCACCCTGTTTAGCTCCTCTGAGGTCATTGCCCTCAACACCTCTGGTCATCTCTCCCACTCCCCAGCCTCAGCTTACCCTGCAGCTCGTCCGCTCAGTCTGGCTTCCTCCACCAACAGTGACCCCCTGctctccagtccagcaggcTTTACCCACAGCTCCACCTGCCCAGCCTTGGCCACTTCTACCCCAACTCATACCCCGCAGAATGGTGGTCTGGTAGTGGCAGCACCTGCTAGCGAGTCAGGGCACTCGGACAGCAGTGTACACAGCCACAGCACCTTGGCCCCCACGCCGCCATCCTGTCTGCCAGAG GAGCAGTGGATCTACGACACGCCAGAAAACGTGGTGATTCCACACCGCACTCTTACCTCCAGCTGCTCCACTCCTATAAACCAGCTGTATAGCAGCTTGGACCTCTCCTCCAGGACCACGACTGACTCCAGCTCCCTCTATTCCCAAGACAATGATGGATACTACACCTCCATGCACTTGGACTCAGGTCTGCGCTCTCGTAGCCATGGCAGCGGGCACGGTGCAGCAGCTGGACGGGCCACCAGGCACAGCATGTACGAGTGCCGCGAGATGGCGAACGAGGAAGACTCTGGAAGCTTGTACAGTGATCGCTCTCTGTCACGCAGCATCTCCCTCCGCAAGGCCAAGAAGCCTCCGCTGCCCCCAGCTCGTACAGACTCTCTTAGACGCAAGCCTGGTGCGAAAAAACCCCTTGGAGGTGTTAGCGCCATCAGCGGCGTTAATGAGCCAAACGGAGCCATGCTCAATGAGACTCTAATTGCTAGCTTGCAGCAGAGCCTACAGATGGGGCTGAGAGGAGGGAAAGGAAAAGGGGCTTCGCCGTCTTCACCCTCTCACAGCCCAAGCAGCGACTACGATGACCCTTGGGTGCTACGGCCACGCAGTCAGAGTAGCATCAGTGCAGGTAGCTCTGCAGCATCGTTAGCAGCCAACACCAACTGTGGCGTTGTGTCCAATGTATACTCGCTGTGCCATGTGACACCTGCTCATAGCGAGACCAGCAGCTTGCGCTCAGACTACGCAGATTCCTGGGGCTACTACATGGACTACCCTCGTAACCATGGAGACCAGAGGGCACAGACCCCTCCGGCGCACGCCATAGATAACATGTCGGCTGGGGCTCGCCCAGGAGAATTACAGAATGGAGGGGAGATTCACAACAACAGCCAGGCCCCTAGATCCCAACGCCAGGAGGGAGAGGTGGTGGTGAAGCCCAAAACGTCCACCTCCTCACCGGACAGGGTGCACAGACTGACCTCCCCATCCAGCGGCTACTCTAGCCAGTCCAACACCCCCACAGCCGGAACCCCAGTGCCCTCGATCGTCAGGTCCATGTCTCCCTCGGGCAGCCGGCCCAGGCCTAAAGTGCCCGAGAGGaagtcctctctcctctcctctgtatCCATGTCCTCTTCATCCACCTCGCTTTCCTCAAACACCTCGGATTCACTTAAAAACTCCggacctcctcctccaccacctccacccctgcccctctcctcctcttcagctcCCAACACCCCTCTCAGCCCACCTCCACCTTTCCCTCCCCCTCTACCGCCAAGCTCCAGTGCAGGCCCTCCTCCGCCGGCTCCCCCGTTATCCACTAGTCCAAAGGGTCCAACTCTGAGCCCACCTCCTGCTTGCTCCACCTCCCCAGaattccctcctcctccatcccctgAAATGCTAATCCACCCCAGTTCATCCTTCAATGGGAGCTTCagtcctccacctccacctccacctcccccTCATGTCCCCTCTATGGgcccccctccacctcctccattGCCTGCTTTTCTCCCACCTTCCTGCTCCACATCTTTTGTGAAGGCAGTGAAGGATTCTCCTAAACCAGCTCTTTCCGACAGCCCTTCAAAGTCATCTAAGCCCCTGATAACCCCGTTTGCGCTGCAGAGTGTTCAGCTCCGCTCCGTTAAAAGGCCGGAGAATGAGATTAACGGCAAATCAGACCACACCAAAGCACAGGAAACAGGGGTGGACCTCCTTCAGGGTCTAACGCTCCAGAACCTGAAGAAGTCTCACTCAGTGGAGCATCCCCCTGTGTCACCCCTGTCAAACTGCTCCCCAGAAGAAGAGTCACGTAACTCCTCACCGTCACCGGTGTCAAAGCTCTTAGAAGAGATGTCTTTAGACTGCAGTATCACAGACTACACACTGGACAGTGTTGTCATAAATGGAAAAACTGAGGATCAgagttacttttacttaaacgGAGAAGAAAAAGTTGAAGGGGGGGAATCATTGGCCAGTCCTCCACAGAGCTCCCAAAGCTCTCCCGTCAAACAGAAGCCCCCAGCAGTCTCCAAGAAACCCAAATACTCTTTTCTCCCGCCATTTAGCCCCAAACCAATCAATGAACAGGTTCCATCATATCCTCACGAGGATGAAACCAGCCTGTCAATAATAGAAGACCAAGTAGATGCGCTGCCAAGACAAAtaaaggaagaggaaaaagagagtaAAAGTGAGCAACAGGAGgacgaggaagaagaggaaactTCAGAGAGCCCTGAGCCTCTCACCGAGAGCTGGAACATTTCAGTAAGCCAGGACGAGTCCTGTATCTCCGCTTCTGACTGCCAGGAGACAAGTCTTGACCACGGACTGTGTACCAATGGAGATGCTCATgcagaggtagaggaggagggagatggAACAAGTAGCACGACTGGATCCATCAGCTCCAAGGAGGACGACACTG GTGAGGTGTTCGACTCCAGTACGGCTGAATCGTCTCCGGCCCCGTCAGCCAACGGGGCATCCGAGGAGAACATGGTGACTCCCTCGCGGGCCCGAACCACCGAGGACCTCTTTGCTGCCATTCACAG GTCAAAGCGCAAGGTCCTGGGTCGCAAGGAGTCTGAGGAGGAAAAGTCCCGGGCTGGGAGCCAACCACAGTCCCCACCAGTCACCCCCACAGGCATGTCCCCAGGGACAGTGTCCTCCTTGCCTCGGCAGGCAAGCTCCATCCAGCGGAACCTCCGCAAGTCCTCCACCAGCAGCGACACCTTCAAGGCCCTTCTCCTGAAGAAGGGCAGCCGCTCAGAGACCAGCTTCAGGATGTCAGCGGCCGAGATGCTTCGCTCCACTGACCCCCGCTTCCAGAGAACTCGCTCTGAGTCAGATTCGGACCCCCCTGCTGGTTCACCCTCCTCACCGATGGCGCCACACAGCCCCTTAACCTCCCCCAGCCGTGGTAAGAGGGCAACAGAGGAGTGGAGCCGCTACGagaccttttctctctcctcgcCGACTTCGTCCTTTTCGATGAGCGGGTCAAAGTATGGGCGCTCACGCACGCCGCCCTCTGCTGCCAGCAGCAAGTACAACGCACGCAGCCGAATCCTCAGCAGCCCAATGACAGTAATCTGCGAGCGTGAGGGGGAGATGGCTGAGAGCGAGTACGGAGACACTGCAGAAAGTCTGTCTGGACCAACGGCTCAGACTCTCCCTGTACTCAAAGACTCCAATGGCACTTTTTCTGAGGAGAGCAGAAGTTAA